Genomic DNA from Candidatus Nitronereus thalassa:
TGTTCGAATAATTCGTGGGCTCGCTCTGCAACTCTCGCTTGAATATTATCCACAAGTGGTTCACCCAGCAAAGGGGGATGGTGCCTTTGGCTTTTGTTTTTCTCTCCCAATCCAGTGGAACTATTTTTAGATTTGGGACTCACGTTAGACGACTTTTTCCTTCCAGAGGATTTGGCAGCCGTCTTCGTACTTTTTGAATTTGTTGACTTTACCGCCGACGAGGTCTTCTTTTTTTTAAGCAACTTCTGCCCTCTGGTGAACCGTGCCGTAGACAAGGCCATATCCTTGGCCATGGTCCTTCCGAGACAACTCAAGGACTTTGTTGTACGCCTGGATCCGAGAATGCACTCCCAACTTGAGAAAAACATGCTCGATATGCTTGGAAGCTGTATGGATGGAGATCCCTAAGATATTCCCAATCTCCCCATTCGTCTTTCCTTGCATTATCCACATCAATACTTCCCGCTCCCGCTTCGTTAATCCACGAACTTCAAGGACTTTTGCGGCTGATGTCGTATTATTCCATTCATAATTTTGTTGCATGATATTTTAATTCCCTCTTGATACGCTGTCTTCCCATTGGCCATGGGAACAGGATGGCAGCCTGCCCCCAAAGCCAACATTATCAACATCCATGAGCTTGCTCTTCTCAACATGGCTCCCTCATGGGATCAATCAATATTCACGTCAACAGATCGGCTCTTTGCTTCTTCAGATTTTGGGTGGTTCACTTCAAGCACTCCATTTTTAAAAGAGTCTTTTACTCAATCCCCTTTGATCGGAATGGGCTCCGTTCTTTTGGCTTTCCCGACTATTCTTTTTCATCACTTTCCCCATGGGAAACAATCAAAAAATAATCCTATCATTCGGATTCCCTACCTGGTTCTTGGCTCAGCATCCGCTTCAAGCATTCATGCAATTGGCTTTTACCCTGACTTTATAAGGCTTTTCGCAACTAGATCCACCTAGGGAAATCCCTAGATCAGAGAAGAAACTCTACTAGGCAAAGGACTTTTCCGTCCTAATGTGCCGGAGTCGATCCCTCCATCAGGTGTCTAATAACCGGGGCGCAAGATGGGCAGAATTTTGGGGAAAAGGTAATCTCTACAGATGATACGCCATGCCGCTGAAGATATTCCGCGAGATCGCACCAAATCTCCTGGTGAGGTTGTGATTGCACGTCATCGCAAATCCGCTCGCACCAGTAACACACAGGCAACACATGAGCCTTTGGTACCGTCACATCGACCATCTGGCTCAGAATATTTGGCCTGGAAATCATCCCAACAAGTTTTCGGTTTCGTACTACCGGCAACCGAATAATTCGATGCTCAATCATTAATTGTAAAACATGAATGAGTGGAGACTCTTCCGTCACACAGACCGCTGGAGTATTCATAATGTCTTCGGCCTTGAGCATGGTTAAATCTTGCCCGTTTAATAAGGCCTGAATGACATCGAATTCACTCACGATTCCCACAACTTCTCCATCATCTTCCACCACGGGCAAACCACTGAATTGTCCAGTCAAAAGCTGTCGGACCAGAATATTCACGTTGGTTCCCCTTGTCGCGGTGATCACCCGTGGATTCATCACTTCGGAAGCCACCTGATTGAGTCCCTTATCCTTCATTGCCATAATCCGCTCCCTTCGAAATTTTCTTGGCTACTGTGATTGGAAAAGAGTGTAAACCCAAGAGGCATGATCTTGAACTAGGGGGAACCCCAGCCTAATAGGTTATTGTTACTGGTGTAGGGAATTTGGACCAAAGAAGGAGAATAGGGGTACCGCCCTTTTCGCGATTCCCCTATAGTACGGACATGACGCCAACCTCATCATCACAACGTACGACCATTCTGAAAGTTCAGGTTGGTTCCCATGCACATGGCCTGGCTGGACCGGAGAGTGATCAAGACTTCCGAAGCGTATTTGTGATTCCAACCACGGATCTCTTTCGGCTCGACTTCAAATATCCGGCGACCAGTTGGAAGAAAGGCGATGGCGATGAAGCATCTTGGGAAATCGCTCCGTTTTTATCCCTCGCCCTCCAAAGTCATCCTTTAATTTTGGAAACCTTTTTGGCCCCGGTGGTAAAAACGAATGATTGGGGGAAGGAATTGCAAACACTGTTCCCAGCAGTCTGGAGCCCTCAAAAAGCTTTTGATGCCTTCATCGGCTATGCCAAAAATCAACGCACGAAATTTTTAGATAAGAAAGACAGCCGGCCAGAAAAATATGCCGCAGCCTATGTGCGAGTACTATCCAATCTTTGTGAACTTCTTGAAACCGGCACATTTACGGTTCGAATTCGGGATACACCGTTGGGAGAATCAATTGTTCGCATCAAGCAAGGAGCCTATCGTATCGGGGAGGTTATCGACCTTGGAGAAGAGCTTACCCAGAAAGCGTCGAGGGCTCTACACCCATGTCCACACCAACACAATATCCAACAGGTTGAGGATTTTCTTATAAGGATTCGAACCGCTTTCCTCCCTTGACCTCAGCCCCCAACAAAATTGTGCGATTCAAAAAGCTCTTTTGTCCACACCACTAAAAGGCCTCAGATTCCACACTTTTCGTTTAATCCTTTTTCTTTTTTGGGAAAACCGCTCACGGCCTACCAGGTAGCCCTTTGCAAGCCATCCATATACTTCACCATCTGAGGTTCTTCTTCCCTCTCTAGAAGGACATCCGCAAAGCCTTTAACAATCCCTGCAAACACGTCTTTTTAGATGACATATTGGTCTGCCCGGGTTAGGATTATTGGAACTGGTCAATCAACAGTCCTCTTCAATTAATCGAGTTCGAGCCAAGGCTCTGCCGTTTCGTATTGAATAGCCGAAGGGCACAGCAAATTCCCAAATGGGTTTATTGATAAAGTTGAGCCTGGGGTTATGCATGATGATGACCCTTAAGGGCAGGCTTTATCGTTAAATAGTCCACGGAACACATAAGAATGATCTGGAACTCCACATTCTTAATGGCCATGGTTGATGTCGCGATCATTATCATCGTCGCGGCATCTTTCTTGGTCACGATTCGATTTCGCAAAAAACTGAAAACGCTCCGGGCAAATCTTGGGTTTAGCATGATCATGGCTGGTCTTGCCTTAACAGGCTTGATGTATTCCACAGATCTGTTCGCCATGTTTTTCCTGCCAGGGCTCACCTCATCCCAAGCCGCACTGACGTTTATGACGGACCTGCATCTTAATTATAGTTGGCTGGTCACATTGTTTGGGACATTAATGATTTTTGGGGGATTTACCCTGACTCACCTCAACATGGTACGAACGCTTGAGAAAAACCAACGATACGAACAAATTGTAAGTGGGACAAATGATTTTTTAGCCTTTATTGACTGTGAATTCAGATATCAGGAAGTAAATTCTTCTTATTTAGAAGCTTTTGATTGGAAAAGAGAGGAGATCCTTGGAAAAACGGGGGCAGAGCTCTTCGGAGCAGAAGCCTTTCACACCGTATTGCGCCCGGCCCAAGCCAAGTGTTTGGCAGGGGAAAATATCACGTACGAAACCTGGTTGAATTTCCCGGTTTTGGGACGACGATGCCTTGATGTCCATTATACGCCCTTTCAAGAATGGGATGGGAGCATTACCGGGATGATCGTGGCCGTCCGGGATGTCACGGAACGTAAAGCAGCAGAAGAAAAACTACTTAAGTGGGAACATATTTTTCGTTTTGCAGGATGGGGCGCCACCATTGTAGATCCCAAAACCAACACGATGGAAGCAGTCAATAATGCTTTTGCCGAGATGCACGGATTTGACGTTGAAGATCTTGTTGGTA
This window encodes:
- a CDS encoding DUF2934 domain-containing protein, with product MSPKSKNSSTGLGEKNKSQRHHPPLLGEPLVDNIQARVAERAHELFEQRGRCHGDDWQDWLKAEQEILGEKPRF
- a CDS encoding helix-turn-helix transcriptional regulator, which translates into the protein MQQNYEWNNTTSAAKVLEVRGLTKREREVLMWIMQGKTNGEIGNILGISIHTASKHIEHVFLKLGVHSRIQAYNKVLELSRKDHGQGYGLVYGTVHQRAEVA
- a CDS encoding CBS domain-containing protein → MAMKDKGLNQVASEVMNPRVITATRGTNVNILVRQLLTGQFSGLPVVEDDGEVVGIVSEFDVIQALLNGQDLTMLKAEDIMNTPAVCVTEESPLIHVLQLMIEHRIIRLPVVRNRKLVGMISRPNILSQMVDVTVPKAHVLPVCYWCERICDDVQSQPHQEIWCDLAEYLQRHGVSSVEITFSPKFCPSCAPVIRHLMEGSTPAH
- a CDS encoding DNA polymerase beta superfamily protein, with the translated sequence MTPTSSSQRTTILKVQVGSHAHGLAGPESDQDFRSVFVIPTTDLFRLDFKYPATSWKKGDGDEASWEIAPFLSLALQSHPLILETFLAPVVKTNDWGKELQTLFPAVWSPQKAFDAFIGYAKNQRTKFLDKKDSRPEKYAAAYVRVLSNLCELLETGTFTVRIRDTPLGESIVRIKQGAYRIGEVIDLGEELTQKASRALHPCPHQHNIQQVEDFLIRIRTAFLP